The following coding sequences lie in one Candidatus Eremiobacterota bacterium genomic window:
- a CDS encoding efflux RND transporter permease subunit, with protein MGLTRFAISRPVITAMVFIALAIFGTIAFTKIGRSANPPGTDFPVVVVFSSYPGASPQEMERLIVKPIEDQLDGIDNLDQMSATAQEGSASIVVQFKLGTNLDIAAINVQSAVDTARVYLPVDLNPPTVDKNGASQPLLDLAVSSRTLSPTQLADLVNNKLEPVLKGIPNVQTVDVSGAADREFHVEPIPERLLGANATLGDVFAAVAANNANLPGGILRQRTQETSVSVHAEVNSAQDLLGIPLVVPGSSNKNMKVGDVAYAFDSHVEPTSISHFNGEPRIYIELGRNINADEITSTKIAREHIKQIGTQFPEITLSEIDAPADYTQKSLNGVWQSLIEGIVLTMLVMLLFLHAWRNAIVIMVAIPTSILSTFVLMKMFGFHLDTMSLMGLSLIIGILVDDSIVVLENITRHRDLGEEPTDAAINGRSEIGGAAVAITMVDVVVFLPIAFLPGIVGAYLREFGAVIVISTLFSLLVSFTLTPLLAARWSILKRSKAQPAWMETLGSIKVTLALCVAAVLAYFIPWPIAELRQIIPIMIGAVLLLNFFVLRYERILTWYRTKSLPYALRHGLFVVFACVVLVLNSLTLAMGAGTTTVALDIFILIVTAFWHVVGLVMRAAVPEQRLRYRWTQSRNGHGRTKRLYDWGGDVLMNLVRGVGRWFYATGRSRSLTVVTFALPVLLAVLLPLLGPIDFDFVPQVQSGEIAMTVTYPPGTPLQTTAKYVTALEDSIMKVDGIKSVSSVVGRKPQGWGSAIGDNYAKLDAQTFPERRHDTYKIIDQIRKLAYLVPGGDFQVSGDNGGGSGASIFYSLSGPEDEIAAGAEKVAQYLRNTPGSVNIQTSNEAAAPRLNVNIDAQKAEVLGIAPSDAANAARLAIDGAVATRVRAENGLVDVRVQFPLTDRKTVDELQDVRVRAQDGTLVPLADIANLQWTKAPLQIKRLNRQRVVDVYGGTLPGYSLGAVTGPLERELKKPGFLPSGLQVIAQGDTQFMNETMANMGIALVLSFTLVYMLMVILYSSFLEPLIVMLCVPLAIIGALVALSLMHRIEPNGGQSLNIISMIGIIMLFGLVAKNGILLVDYSNTLCRRGMRVHDAVLLAASTRFRPILMTTCAMIFGMLPLSLGFAEGGEWRQAVGTVIIGGLLSSLVLTLFLVPMVYETWMGFFERRGDQRAVTAEMSRPAKVGIV; from the coding sequence GTGGGGTTGACCCGCTTCGCAATTAGCCGCCCGGTGATCACCGCGATGGTGTTTATCGCGCTGGCGATCTTCGGTACGATTGCTTTCACCAAGATCGGCCGCAGCGCGAATCCGCCGGGGACGGACTTCCCGGTCGTCGTCGTGTTTTCGAGCTATCCCGGAGCATCTCCGCAAGAGATGGAGCGGCTCATCGTCAAACCGATCGAAGACCAGCTCGACGGCATCGACAACCTCGACCAGATGAGCGCCACGGCCCAAGAAGGCTCAGCCTCGATCGTGGTGCAGTTCAAGCTGGGCACCAATCTGGACATCGCCGCCATCAACGTACAGAGCGCCGTGGATACGGCGCGCGTCTATCTTCCGGTCGATCTCAATCCGCCGACCGTCGACAAGAACGGCGCATCGCAGCCGTTGCTCGACCTTGCCGTCAGCTCCAGAACGCTATCTCCCACGCAGCTCGCCGATCTCGTCAACAATAAACTCGAGCCGGTCCTTAAAGGTATTCCTAACGTTCAGACCGTGGACGTGAGTGGCGCGGCCGACCGCGAGTTCCACGTCGAGCCGATCCCAGAACGCTTGCTCGGGGCAAATGCGACCCTCGGAGACGTCTTTGCTGCGGTTGCTGCGAATAACGCCAACCTTCCCGGCGGCATTCTTCGTCAGCGAACGCAGGAAACGAGCGTTTCTGTTCACGCGGAGGTCAACAGCGCCCAAGATTTACTTGGAATCCCACTCGTCGTGCCCGGCAGTTCGAACAAGAACATGAAGGTCGGCGACGTCGCGTATGCATTCGACAGCCACGTGGAACCGACGTCGATCTCCCACTTTAACGGCGAGCCTCGCATCTATATCGAACTTGGCCGCAATATCAACGCCGACGAGATTACTTCGACGAAGATCGCGCGCGAACACATCAAGCAGATCGGCACGCAGTTCCCCGAGATCACCCTGAGCGAAATCGATGCGCCTGCCGATTACACGCAGAAGTCGCTCAACGGCGTCTGGCAATCGCTGATCGAGGGCATCGTGCTGACGATGCTCGTCATGCTGCTCTTCCTGCATGCGTGGCGCAATGCGATCGTTATCATGGTTGCGATTCCTACGTCGATCCTATCGACGTTCGTGCTGATGAAAATGTTCGGCTTCCATCTCGACACGATGTCGCTCATGGGCCTGTCGCTGATCATCGGTATCCTCGTCGACGATTCCATCGTCGTACTCGAGAACATCACGCGCCATCGAGACCTCGGTGAAGAGCCGACCGACGCGGCAATCAACGGCCGCAGTGAAATTGGAGGCGCGGCCGTGGCAATCACCATGGTCGACGTCGTCGTCTTTCTGCCGATCGCGTTTTTGCCCGGCATCGTCGGCGCCTATTTGCGCGAGTTCGGCGCGGTGATCGTCATCTCCACGCTATTCTCCCTGCTGGTGTCATTCACGCTAACGCCGCTGTTGGCCGCTCGTTGGAGCATTTTGAAGCGTTCGAAGGCGCAGCCGGCATGGATGGAGACGCTCGGATCGATCAAGGTTACCTTAGCGCTCTGCGTTGCCGCTGTCCTCGCATACTTCATCCCATGGCCGATTGCGGAGCTTCGTCAGATCATTCCGATCATGATCGGTGCCGTGCTGCTGCTGAACTTTTTCGTGCTGCGCTACGAGCGGATCTTAACCTGGTATCGAACCAAATCGCTGCCGTATGCGCTGCGGCACGGGCTCTTCGTCGTATTTGCATGCGTAGTTCTCGTGCTCAATTCGCTGACGCTCGCGATGGGAGCGGGAACGACGACCGTAGCGCTCGACATTTTCATTCTGATCGTCACCGCGTTCTGGCACGTCGTCGGTCTTGTTATGCGGGCGGCGGTTCCCGAGCAGAGGCTGCGCTACCGGTGGACGCAATCGCGCAACGGACACGGAAGAACGAAGCGCCTCTACGATTGGGGCGGCGACGTGCTAATGAACCTCGTCCGCGGGGTAGGGCGCTGGTTCTACGCGACGGGTCGGAGCCGAAGTCTCACCGTGGTCACCTTCGCGTTGCCGGTTCTCTTGGCGGTTTTGCTCCCGCTGCTGGGGCCCATCGATTTCGACTTCGTTCCGCAAGTGCAGAGCGGCGAAATCGCGATGACTGTGACGTATCCGCCGGGCACGCCCCTGCAAACGACCGCGAAATACGTCACGGCGCTCGAAGACAGCATCATGAAGGTCGACGGAATCAAATCGGTGAGTTCGGTGGTCGGGCGAAAACCGCAGGGATGGGGCTCGGCGATCGGCGATAACTATGCGAAGCTCGACGCACAAACATTTCCCGAACGCCGGCACGATACGTACAAAATCATCGACCAGATTCGCAAGCTAGCGTACCTCGTTCCAGGTGGCGACTTCCAAGTATCGGGCGATAATGGCGGCGGCAGCGGCGCTTCGATTTTCTATTCGCTTTCCGGACCGGAAGACGAGATCGCTGCCGGCGCCGAGAAGGTGGCGCAGTATTTGCGGAATACGCCGGGCAGCGTCAACATCCAGACCAGCAACGAGGCGGCGGCGCCCCGCCTTAACGTGAACATCGACGCGCAGAAAGCCGAAGTGCTCGGAATTGCGCCGTCGGACGCGGCAAACGCGGCGCGCTTGGCGATCGACGGTGCGGTGGCAACCCGCGTGCGTGCGGAGAACGGCTTGGTCGACGTGCGCGTGCAATTTCCGTTGACGGATCGCAAGACGGTCGACGAGCTGCAGGACGTTCGAGTACGCGCGCAGGACGGCACGCTCGTCCCGCTGGCCGACATTGCGAATCTGCAGTGGACCAAAGCACCACTGCAGATCAAGCGCTTGAACCGGCAGCGTGTCGTCGACGTCTACGGCGGCACCTTGCCGGGTTACTCGCTCGGCGCCGTCACGGGACCGCTCGAGCGGGAGCTCAAGAAGCCCGGATTTCTTCCTTCCGGCCTTCAGGTTATAGCTCAGGGCGACACGCAATTCATGAACGAAACGATGGCCAACATGGGCATTGCCCTGGTCCTGTCGTTTACGCTCGTCTACATGTTGATGGTGATTCTCTACAGTTCGTTCTTGGAGCCGCTGATCGTGATGCTCTGCGTCCCGCTGGCAATCATCGGCGCGCTCGTCGCGCTGTCGTTGATGCACCGGATCGAACCGAATGGCGGACAGTCGCTCAACATCATCTCGATGATCGGGATCATCATGCTCTTTGGCTTGGTCGCGAAGAACGGAATCTTGCTGGTCGACTACTCGAATACGCTTTGCCGCCGCGGCATGCGCGTGCACGATGCGGTCTTGCTCGCGGCAAGCACGCGGTTTCGACCCATCTTGATGACGACGTGCGCAATGATCTTCGGCATGCTTCCGCTCTCGTTGGGCTTTGCTGAGGGCGGCGAGTGGCGCCAAGCGGTTGGCACGGTGATTATCGGCGGCCTTTTGAGCTCGCTCGTTCTTACGCTGTTCCTCGTGCCCATGGTCTACGAGACGTGGATGGGCTTCTTCGAACGGCGCGGTGACCAGCGCGCGGTCACTGCCGAGATGTCGCGTCCCGCTAAGGTCGGCATCGTTTAG
- a CDS encoding SDR family oxidoreductase — MNRRALVTGAAGGLAAGIAPALARDGFGVVAVTYRSTPPDATIAAIREGGAAAAAARIDFLADASSIERALDELVRQHGPFDTLVHAVGPLVVKRFARTTLDDYREMLDGNLRSAVLASRATLPAMREGNFGRIVFFGMLGSNETRPFRGFSLYQAAKSALVAFARSLAIEEAPRGITVNVVAPGDIREKTLSRAQARERAARNPRGRAGSYEDVADVVRFFVAHDRDFVTGAVLEVTGALQTAGE; from the coding sequence TTGAATCGCCGCGCGTTGGTCACTGGAGCGGCCGGCGGCCTCGCGGCGGGAATCGCTCCGGCGCTCGCTCGCGACGGCTTCGGAGTTGTCGCCGTAACCTATCGCTCGACTCCACCAGACGCGACCATCGCGGCGATTCGTGAAGGCGGCGCCGCGGCGGCGGCGGCTCGAATCGATTTCCTCGCGGACGCATCGTCAATCGAGCGCGCACTCGACGAGTTAGTTCGCCAACACGGGCCGTTCGACACGCTCGTGCATGCCGTCGGCCCGCTCGTCGTCAAGCGCTTCGCCCGTACCACGCTCGACGACTATCGCGAGATGCTCGACGGCAATCTCCGCAGCGCCGTTCTGGCGTCGCGTGCTACGTTGCCCGCCATGCGCGAGGGGAATTTTGGTCGCATCGTTTTCTTTGGCATGCTAGGCTCGAACGAGACGCGCCCGTTTCGCGGTTTTTCGCTCTATCAAGCAGCAAAGAGCGCGCTCGTCGCCTTCGCGCGGTCGCTGGCGATTGAGGAGGCACCCCGGGGCATCACCGTCAACGTCGTCGCGCCCGGCGACATTCGAGAGAAGACCCTCTCGCGCGCACAAGCGCGGGAACGCGCGGCGCGCAATCCGCGGGGGCGCGCCGGAAGCTATGAGGACGTTGCTGACGTTGTGCGATTCTTCGTCGCGCACGATCGAGATTTCGTCACCGGCGCAGTGCTCGAGGTAACGGGCGCCTTGCAAACCGCCGGGGAGTAG
- a CDS encoding HEAT repeat domain-containing protein, with translation MGDGKNEHHSFALPGARPHFSPDRIVAVEEIDLHLTPHLDEESLDGTCAITVRAFDEPVTRLVLDAVDLEIRSVQGASRFTSRDRTLELEFDPAIAPEARATVVITYHLSKPRHGLFFVKPTAEHPEKISHAWTQSQDQYARYWFPCLDDPQEKQRTSTTIVVPKGTTALGNGELVERSDDGETTVFRYRQDVAHCTYLMTMVAGPFIEVAQGDAGINAVPVSYYVLPGREREGERSFGKTPKMIGCFEDRLGLAYPYARYSQIAVSDFIFGGMENTSATTQTDRTLHDEIAQLDFSSDPLVAHELAHQWFGDLLTCLDWSHAWLNEGFATFMEAVWRENDLGHDEYVYDIFEGFKSYLREDAQRYSRPIVCNVYIAPIEIFDRHLYQKGAAVLHMLRGELGDARFWRAVRRYVADNAGRSVETIDLIRAIERATGRNMRGFFDQWIFREGHPKLEIRADWDPKDGIATITIDQKQRIDDEHAAYEFDVELALAPEAGASPERRVRAHVERAHETISVPLDFEPRMIRFDPGAFLLADVSYALGADRSAAALRDDPNIIGRIRAGRELAAEGGRVARDAIDDAFEREAFWGVLAETAAAIGASRSPWARATLLRALAHEHPKVVRAVAEALGNYRDAEVAAALIATSQRQQSYFVRAAALTALGKTRDARAFDVLVAASRERSWNGVVEAGAIAGLAELADARAMPVILEALRLESSEGARIAAARALGRIGSLVQDERTRAVDALEQHVHDGNLHVAFAALDAAEALGDVRLLAALERTGEQAFDGRLRRHAMEAAMHIRKGSKVPAEVAMLRNDIDELREQQRRLQEKIEAVART, from the coding sequence ATGGGCGACGGTAAGAACGAACACCATTCTTTTGCGCTGCCCGGCGCCCGTCCTCATTTCAGTCCCGACCGAATCGTCGCCGTTGAAGAGATCGACCTTCACCTTACACCTCATTTGGACGAAGAGTCGCTCGACGGAACCTGCGCCATAACGGTGCGCGCGTTCGACGAACCGGTGACCCGCCTCGTGCTCGATGCCGTAGATCTCGAGATCCGCAGCGTCCAAGGCGCCTCGCGCTTTACGTCACGCGATCGCACGCTCGAGTTGGAGTTTGATCCCGCGATCGCGCCCGAGGCGCGCGCGACGGTCGTCATCACGTATCATCTCTCCAAGCCGCGTCACGGGCTCTTTTTCGTGAAGCCGACCGCCGAGCACCCGGAGAAGATCTCCCACGCGTGGACGCAGAGTCAAGACCAATACGCCCGATATTGGTTTCCGTGTCTTGACGATCCGCAGGAAAAGCAACGCACTTCGACTACAATCGTCGTTCCAAAAGGAACCACTGCGCTCGGCAACGGCGAACTCGTGGAGCGATCGGACGATGGCGAGACGACGGTCTTTCGCTACCGTCAGGACGTTGCGCACTGTACGTATCTCATGACGATGGTTGCCGGCCCGTTCATCGAAGTGGCGCAAGGCGACGCCGGTATCAATGCCGTTCCGGTCTCATATTACGTCTTGCCGGGCCGCGAGCGCGAGGGGGAACGCTCCTTCGGCAAAACGCCGAAGATGATCGGATGTTTTGAAGACCGGTTGGGCCTCGCCTATCCGTACGCGCGATACTCTCAAATCGCCGTTTCGGATTTCATCTTCGGCGGAATGGAAAACACTTCGGCGACGACGCAGACCGATCGAACGCTACACGATGAAATCGCGCAGCTCGATTTTTCGAGCGATCCACTGGTTGCACACGAGCTTGCGCATCAGTGGTTCGGCGACTTGCTGACCTGTCTTGATTGGTCGCACGCGTGGCTGAACGAAGGCTTCGCCACGTTCATGGAAGCGGTTTGGCGTGAGAACGATCTCGGGCACGACGAGTATGTCTACGACATCTTCGAAGGTTTCAAGAGCTACCTGCGTGAGGACGCGCAGCGCTACAGCCGTCCAATCGTCTGCAACGTTTACATCGCCCCGATTGAAATCTTCGACCGGCATCTCTACCAAAAAGGTGCGGCAGTGCTGCACATGCTTCGGGGCGAGCTCGGCGACGCGAGGTTTTGGCGCGCCGTCCGCCGCTACGTCGCAGATAACGCGGGCCGTTCGGTCGAAACGATCGATTTGATTCGCGCAATCGAGCGTGCCACCGGACGTAACATGCGCGGATTCTTCGATCAGTGGATATTTCGCGAAGGTCATCCCAAGCTTGAAATTCGCGCCGATTGGGATCCCAAGGACGGTATCGCGACCATCACGATCGATCAGAAGCAACGCATCGATGACGAACACGCTGCATATGAGTTCGACGTCGAGCTGGCGCTGGCGCCCGAGGCCGGCGCTTCGCCAGAACGGCGCGTTCGCGCGCATGTCGAACGGGCTCACGAAACGATCTCGGTGCCGCTCGATTTTGAGCCGCGCATGATCCGATTCGATCCCGGAGCGTTTCTTTTGGCCGATGTGAGTTATGCGCTCGGCGCCGATCGCAGCGCGGCAGCATTGCGCGACGATCCGAATATCATCGGGCGAATTCGCGCCGGCCGCGAGCTGGCGGCGGAAGGGGGCCGGGTCGCGCGTGACGCCATCGACGACGCGTTTGAGCGAGAAGCTTTTTGGGGCGTGCTCGCCGAAACGGCCGCAGCCATCGGCGCGTCTCGCTCGCCCTGGGCTCGAGCGACGTTGTTGCGCGCGCTGGCGCACGAACATCCAAAAGTCGTTCGCGCGGTCGCCGAGGCGCTGGGCAACTATCGCGACGCGGAGGTTGCGGCGGCGCTCATCGCAACGTCGCAGCGCCAGCAATCCTACTTCGTGCGAGCTGCCGCGCTGACGGCGCTGGGAAAGACGCGCGACGCTCGAGCCTTCGACGTGCTCGTTGCGGCGAGTAGAGAACGCAGCTGGAACGGTGTCGTGGAAGCAGGCGCGATTGCGGGTCTGGCCGAGCTCGCCGACGCTCGAGCGATGCCGGTCATCCTCGAAGCGCTCCGGCTCGAATCGAGCGAAGGAGCGCGAATTGCGGCGGCGCGTGCGCTGGGGCGCATAGGTTCGCTTGTCCAGGACGAGCGCACGCGAGCGGTTGACGCCCTCGAGCAACACGTTCACGACGGCAATCTTCACGTGGCGTTCGCTGCGCTCGACGCGGCCGAGGCGCTCGGAGACGTCAGGCTGCTCGCTGCGCTGGAGCGTACGGGCGAGCAAGCCTTTGATGGAAGATTGCGCCGCCACGCGATGGAAGCGGCCATGCACATTCGAAAAGGCTCTAAGGTTCCGGCCGAAGTGGCCATGCTACGAAACGACATTGATGAACTACGCGAGCAGCAGCGTCGGCTACAGGAGAAGATCGAGGCGGTCGCGCGCACGTAA
- the dacB gene encoding D-alanyl-D-alanine carboxypeptidase/D-alanyl-D-alanine-endopeptidase, which translates to MAFVVLLAIVAIGVLFAKLHSASRALSQDLVPCARLTQFSGERALNNTSCVAGKLRSRESDRSFAPASPDSWSNDERNRLRGALQSAFAPVLDGATGWSFAVISTGGRTIFDDRADRAVAPASVQKLVVAATALDALGPAYRYQTLFAAQDAIDDQGELAGNLWLIGSGDPSLTSDDLRNGIAMLARAGLRRISGALVVDDTTLSGPPLNPHWGRDDNGQDYAAPTSAISVDGDTIESRQEVGGMQERAWTPMQDVARYVAGRVNGMMLERGITPAAPPASGAAPLQSVVLWDHRSPPLQSLETHMLFVSDNHYAEQLLRTVGEQVTGVADDEGGLNAEREFLGRSMVPLPGLRLFDGSGLSADNRVAAITLARLLADREATLYLLLPRGGRDGTLRDYDFTTALGRVRAKSGHLSNVSALAGYVTTMHHGRVAFAFLINGSPGDPDAAIVRAVDRLATF; encoded by the coding sequence ATGGCTTTCGTCGTTCTGCTGGCAATTGTTGCGATAGGAGTGCTGTTCGCGAAGCTGCATTCCGCCTCGCGGGCGCTCTCGCAGGACCTCGTGCCCTGCGCTCGCTTGACTCAATTTTCCGGAGAGCGAGCTTTGAACAACACATCCTGTGTTGCCGGAAAATTGAGAAGCCGCGAGTCGGACCGCAGCTTCGCTCCAGCATCCCCGGATTCGTGGAGCAACGACGAGCGCAATCGGTTGAGGGGGGCGTTGCAGAGCGCGTTTGCGCCGGTGCTCGACGGGGCCACCGGTTGGAGTTTCGCAGTGATCTCAACCGGGGGACGAACGATCTTCGACGACCGCGCCGATCGGGCCGTCGCGCCCGCATCGGTTCAGAAGCTCGTTGTTGCGGCGACGGCGCTCGATGCGTTGGGTCCGGCCTATCGGTATCAAACGTTGTTCGCCGCACAAGATGCGATCGACGACCAGGGCGAGCTTGCCGGGAATTTGTGGTTGATCGGTTCGGGCGATCCGTCGCTGACCTCCGATGACCTTCGCAACGGAATTGCGATGCTCGCGCGCGCCGGCTTGCGGCGAATCAGCGGCGCATTGGTGGTAGACGACACGACTTTGAGCGGCCCTCCGCTCAACCCGCATTGGGGACGTGACGATAACGGTCAGGATTACGCCGCTCCCACCAGCGCGATCTCGGTCGACGGCGACACGATCGAGTCGCGTCAAGAAGTCGGCGGTATGCAAGAGCGGGCTTGGACACCAATGCAGGACGTTGCGCGTTATGTCGCCGGAAGAGTAAACGGGATGATGCTCGAGCGCGGAATAACGCCGGCTGCGCCGCCGGCGAGCGGAGCCGCTCCGCTGCAAAGCGTCGTGCTCTGGGACCACCGCTCCCCGCCGCTGCAAAGCCTCGAGACCCACATGCTCTTCGTCTCCGACAATCATTATGCCGAGCAGTTACTGCGAACGGTCGGCGAGCAGGTGACGGGCGTTGCGGACGATGAGGGAGGCCTCAATGCCGAGCGAGAGTTTTTGGGACGCTCGATGGTACCGCTCCCCGGCTTGCGTCTCTTTGACGGCAGCGGCCTCTCTGCCGATAATCGTGTCGCAGCGATCACGTTGGCGCGGCTCCTGGCCGACCGGGAAGCAACGCTGTATCTGCTTTTGCCGCGCGGCGGGCGCGATGGTACATTACGTGATTATGATTTCACCACGGCGCTCGGCCGGGTTCGTGCCAAAAGCGGACATCTTTCGAACGTCTCGGCGCTCGCGGGTTACGTCACGACGATGCATCACGGCCGCGTAGCGTTCGCCTTTCTCATCAACGGCTCGCCCGGAGATCCCGATGCTGCGATCGTGCGCGCGGTCGACCGGCTGGCGACATTTTGA
- the tldD gene encoding metalloprotease TldD (responsible for the proteolytic maturation of the E. coli pMccB17 plasmid-encoded microcin B17, an exported protein that targets the essential topoisomerase II DNA gyrase; degrades the E. coli plasmid F-encoded CcdA), with amino-acid sequence MLKPGAPPVDKDLLARLLTRALRGGGDFADVFCERRRTLSYRLQDGRIHDASYGVTLGIGIRVVAGESAGYACSDDLSERALTEAADAASLIARGSPAGDIPKVELVTERHASFYNGRSDHPIDARRYVAMLEAADVAARRYDARVVAVNAHVSDEVQEVWIATSDGRIVEDCRPLVSFGVQVVASDKKERGSGYVGDGGRTSMDYFFRETPEALASEAARIAIVNVCAIPAPAGEMEMIVGAGGGGVLLHEAVGHGLESDFNRRGTSLYSGRVGERVASDLVTIYDDGNLPEERGSLNVDDEGVPGQHKVLVENGVLRGYMQDRLNARLMGVDSTGSGRRQSYRFVPQPRMCNTYMPAGDADVDEIVTSTRRGIYAKSFAGGQVEIAKGDFVFMVGEGYLVENGKITAPVRNATIVGNGPDAMMKVVAVGNDSRLARRHYTCGKGGQYVPVGVGMPTVKIASITVGGTQHG; translated from the coding sequence ATTTTGAAACCCGGTGCGCCGCCCGTCGACAAGGATCTGCTCGCGCGGCTTCTCACTCGAGCGTTGCGCGGCGGCGGAGATTTCGCCGACGTTTTCTGCGAGCGGCGCCGGACGCTTTCATACCGCTTGCAAGACGGGCGCATTCACGATGCATCGTACGGGGTGACGCTTGGAATCGGGATTCGGGTCGTGGCGGGGGAGTCGGCGGGCTATGCCTGCTCCGACGACTTGAGCGAGCGCGCGCTAACGGAGGCCGCCGACGCGGCGTCACTCATCGCGCGCGGCTCCCCCGCGGGCGATATACCAAAGGTCGAACTGGTCACCGAGCGGCATGCGTCATTTTACAATGGGCGATCGGACCATCCCATCGATGCACGTCGTTACGTAGCAATGCTCGAGGCCGCCGATGTTGCGGCGCGCCGATACGACGCGCGCGTGGTGGCCGTCAATGCGCACGTGAGCGACGAGGTTCAAGAAGTATGGATTGCGACCAGCGACGGGCGAATCGTCGAAGATTGCCGGCCGTTGGTCAGTTTCGGCGTCCAAGTCGTTGCCAGCGACAAGAAAGAACGCGGCTCGGGTTACGTTGGCGACGGCGGCCGCACGTCGATGGATTACTTCTTTCGCGAAACGCCCGAGGCGCTGGCCTCCGAGGCCGCGCGAATCGCCATCGTCAACGTTTGCGCGATTCCGGCGCCAGCCGGTGAGATGGAGATGATTGTCGGCGCCGGGGGTGGTGGCGTTTTACTTCACGAGGCCGTCGGTCACGGGCTGGAAAGCGATTTCAACCGGCGGGGGACCTCGCTCTACAGCGGCCGGGTTGGGGAGCGTGTCGCGAGCGACCTCGTGACGATCTACGATGACGGCAATCTTCCCGAAGAGCGCGGTAGTCTCAACGTTGACGATGAGGGCGTGCCGGGACAGCACAAGGTGTTGGTCGAGAACGGCGTCCTGCGTGGCTACATGCAGGATCGGCTCAATGCTCGCTTGATGGGCGTCGATTCGACCGGCAGCGGACGCCGCCAGTCCTACCGCTTCGTGCCGCAGCCGCGAATGTGCAATACGTACATGCCGGCGGGCGATGCCGACGTCGACGAGATCGTGACTTCGACGCGGCGCGGAATCTATGCGAAGTCCTTCGCCGGCGGTCAAGTCGAGATCGCCAAAGGCGACTTCGTCTTCATGGTTGGTGAAGGTTATCTCGTCGAGAACGGCAAGATCACGGCGCCCGTGCGCAATGCGACGATCGTCGGCAACGGGCCCGATGCGATGATGAAAGTGGTGGCGGTCGGTAACGACAGCCGTCTGGCGCGTCGCCATTATACGTGCGGTAAGGGCGGACAGTACGTGCCGGTCGGCGTCGGCATGCCGACCGTCAAGATCGCATCGATTACCGTTGGCGGCACCCAGCATGGATGA